The Borrelia hispanica CRI genomic sequence ATTAAGCAAAGTTAAGGAGTATCTATGTCACAGCATGAAAGTCAAGAAGAAACACAAGAACTTCAAAATGAAATACGCCAACTTTATGCAGAAATAATAGAATTATTAGACACTAATGAAGAGACTGTGAGTTTTTCTACTTTTATGCAATATGCAAAATTGGTCGATATGCTTCTTGAAGTTAGGGGTATTGACGTAGAGATGCTCACGGCTTCACATATCAAATTGTTGATGTATTACTATACTGGCTGCAGACTAAAGAAAAGCGGAACTATCGATGATTTTAGTGGCAATAGTCAAGTAGTAAAGAAGCATAAACT encodes the following:
- a CDS encoding DUF3890 domain-containing protein, with translation MSQHESQEETQELQNEIRQLYAEIIELLDTNEETVSFSTFMQYAKLVDMLLEVRGIDVEMLTASHIKLLMYYYTGCRLKKSGTIDDFSGNSQVVKKHKLNELEIEYEQVQSQSDGSESFGAGIKASEGFCSSFDSLLANLALVEESTTKKYCIGVAR